One segment of Polaribacter huanghezhanensis DNA contains the following:
- the deoD gene encoding purine-nucleoside phosphorylase has translation MSVHIDAKPGDVAASILLPGDPLRAKWIADKFLENVVCYNEVRGMLGFTGTYKGKRVSVQGTGMGIPSALIYANELITQFGVKNLIRVGSAGSYQKEVKIRDIVFAMAGSTTSGINAQRFRGASYAPTASFELFNKAVLVAKEKNIPIKAGNVLSSDEFYTDNFEDYKHWAEFGVLCVEMETAGLYTTAAKHHVNALSILTISDSLVTKERTSVEEREQTFKEMVLIALDTI, from the coding sequence ATGAGTGTACATATTGATGCAAAACCAGGAGATGTAGCAGCATCTATTCTGTTGCCTGGAGATCCGTTAAGAGCAAAATGGATTGCAGACAAATTTTTAGAAAATGTAGTCTGTTATAATGAAGTTCGTGGAATGTTGGGTTTTACGGGTACTTATAAAGGAAAAAGAGTTTCAGTTCAAGGAACAGGAATGGGAATTCCGTCTGCATTAATTTACGCAAATGAATTGATTACACAATTTGGAGTAAAGAATTTAATTCGCGTTGGCTCTGCTGGTTCTTATCAAAAAGAAGTCAAAATTAGAGACATTGTTTTTGCAATGGCTGGTTCTACAACATCAGGAATTAATGCACAGCGTTTTCGCGGAGCAAGTTATGCGCCAACTGCAAGTTTTGAATTGTTCAATAAAGCGGTACTTGTAGCCAAAGAAAAAAATATTCCAATCAAAGCAGGAAACGTATTAAGTTCTGATGAATTTTATACAGATAATTTTGAGGATTACAAACATTGGGCAGAATTTGGAGTTTTGTGTGTGGAGATGGAAACCGCAGGTTTGTACACAACGGCAGCAAAACACCATGTAAATGCATTGTCAATTTTAACAATTTCTGATAGTCTAGTTACCAAAGAAAGAACTTCGGTAGAAGAAAGAGAGCAAACGTTTAAAGAAATGGTTTTAATAGCCTTAGATACAATTTAA
- the ccoN gene encoding cytochrome-c oxidase, cbb3-type subunit I codes for MEMQQFYYDNKIVKKFIYATLLWGIVGFSVGLMLAFMFLFPNYTDGISWLSFGRLRPLHTNAVIFAFVGNAIFAGVYYSLQRLLKARMASNFLSNFNFWGWQLIIVAAAITLPMGYTSSKEYAELEWPIDIAIALVWVAFGANMIWTILQRRQRHLYVAIWFYLATFVTVAVLHIFNSLALPVSFLKSYSVYAGVQDALVQWWYGHNAVAFFLTTPFLGLMYYFVPKAANRPVYSYRLSIVHFWSLIFIYIWAGPHHLLYTSLPEWAQNLGVAFSVMLLAPSWGGMINGLLTLRGAWDKVRTDPVLKFFVVAITGYGMATFEGPLLSLKSVNAIAHFSDWIIAHVHVGALAWNGFFAFGMIYWLVPRMFKTTLFSKGLANFHFWIGTLGIILYALPMYVAGFVQASMWKQFNPDGTLTYGNFLETVTEIIPMYWMRAIGGSLYIVGAFVMLYNMIRTIRAGEEVTDDLAEAPALEKVSKYRTKGEGWHTWLERKPIKLTIYATIAILIGGAVQIIPTLLVKSNIPTISSVKPYSPLELEGRDIYIREGCVGCHSQMVRPFRSEVERYGEYSKAGEFVYDHPFLWGSKRTGPDLHRIGGKYSDSWHLNHMYDPQSTSPGSIMPGYKWLIRNQLDKSDTESKMKVMVTLGVPYTEEDIANAQQHMLEQGTKIEQNLYADPDFVKNYEADKKYAEDNGESFIEMKNREIVAVIAYLQRLGTDIKVKDVEALLIDKK; via the coding sequence ATGGAAATGCAACAGTTTTATTACGATAACAAGATCGTAAAGAAATTTATCTACGCTACTTTACTATGGGGAATAGTAGGCTTTAGTGTTGGGTTAATGCTAGCTTTTATGTTTTTATTCCCAAATTATACCGACGGTATTTCGTGGTTAAGCTTTGGACGTTTAAGACCTTTGCACACAAATGCAGTGATTTTTGCTTTTGTTGGAAATGCAATTTTTGCAGGAGTTTATTACTCGCTACAAAGATTATTAAAAGCAAGAATGGCAAGTAATTTTTTAAGTAATTTCAACTTTTGGGGTTGGCAATTAATTATTGTTGCAGCTGCAATTACGCTGCCGATGGGTTATACATCGTCTAAAGAATATGCCGAATTAGAATGGCCAATAGATATTGCAATTGCTTTAGTTTGGGTTGCTTTTGGGGCTAATATGATTTGGACAATCTTACAGAGAAGACAAAGACATTTATATGTTGCAATTTGGTTTTACTTAGCAACGTTTGTAACGGTTGCTGTATTACATATTTTTAATAGTTTGGCATTGCCGGTAAGTTTCTTGAAAAGTTATTCTGTGTATGCAGGAGTTCAAGATGCATTGGTGCAATGGTGGTACGGACATAATGCAGTGGCGTTTTTCTTAACAACACCTTTTTTAGGATTGATGTATTACTTTGTTCCTAAAGCAGCAAATAGACCCGTATATTCTTATCGATTATCAATTGTCCATTTTTGGTCGTTGATCTTTATTTACATTTGGGCAGGACCACATCATTTATTATATACTTCTTTGCCAGAATGGGCGCAAAACTTAGGAGTTGCATTTTCTGTAATGTTGTTAGCACCATCTTGGGGTGGAATGATAAACGGATTATTAACGCTTCGTGGAGCCTGGGATAAAGTAAGAACAGACCCTGTTTTAAAATTCTTTGTTGTTGCAATTACTGGTTACGGTATGGCAACTTTTGAAGGACCATTATTATCCTTAAAAAGTGTAAATGCTATTGCGCATTTTAGTGATTGGATTATCGCTCACGTGCACGTTGGAGCATTAGCGTGGAACGGTTTCTTTGCTTTTGGTATGATTTATTGGTTGGTTCCTAGAATGTTTAAAACAACTTTGTTTTCTAAAGGATTGGCAAACTTTCATTTTTGGATCGGAACCTTAGGAATCATTTTATATGCACTGCCAATGTATGTTGCAGGATTTGTACAAGCATCAATGTGGAAACAATTCAATCCAGACGGAACATTAACATATGGAAACTTCTTAGAAACTGTTACCGAAATTATACCAATGTACTGGATGCGTGCGATTGGTGGTAGTTTATATATTGTAGGAGCATTTGTCATGTTATACAATATGATAAGAACCATACGAGCTGGAGAAGAAGTAACTGATGATTTAGCTGAAGCACCAGCACTAGAAAAAGTATCAAAATACAGAACAAAAGGAGAAGGATGGCATACTTGGTTAGAACGTAAGCCTATCAAATTAACAATTTATGCAACCATTGCAATTTTAATTGGTGGTGCAGTTCAGATCATTCCAACTTTGTTAGTAAAATCTAACATTCCAACAATTAGTAGCGTAAAACCATACTCACCACTAGAATTAGAAGGAAGAGATATTTATATTAGAGAAGGTTGTGTTGGGTGTCATTCACAAATGGTTCGTCCGTTTAGAAGTGAAGTTGAACGTTATGGAGAATACTCTAAAGCAGGAGAATTTGTTTACGATCATCCATTTTTATGGGGTTCAAAACGTACTGGTCCAGACCTACACAGAATTGGAGGAAAATATTCTGATAGTTGGCACTTAAATCACATGTACGATCCTCAGAGTACTTCGCCAGGTTCTATTATGCCAGGTTATAAATGGCTGATAAGAAATCAGCTTGATAAATCAGATACAGAAAGTAAGATGAAAGTAATGGTTACTCTTGGCGTTCCTTATACAGAAGAAGACATTGCAAATGCGCAGCAACATATGTTAGAGCAAGGAACAAAAATCGAACAAAACTTATATGCAGATCCAGATTTTGTGAAAAATTACGAAGCAGATAAGAAATATGCTGAAGACAATGGAGAGTCTTTTATTGAAATGAAAAACAGAGAAATTGTTGCCGTTATTGCGTATTTACAAAGACTTGGTACAGATATTAAGGTAAAAGATGTAGAAGCTTTATTAATAGATAAAAAATAA
- a CDS encoding cbb3-type cytochrome c oxidase N-terminal domain-containing protein codes for MKKYIIAIVSVLFIFAMPFLFTEITASYENPYKFIDNPLPWLVLVTFIVLLLMLVWLITLALKKVQLLENEKNGVVPETSTFNLNVWVKKFLQKWTNAKRIDQEEEIILDHNYDGIKELDNSLPPWWVYMFYASIIFAVVYLVRFEVFDGDNQITEYNNAVAEAKASLETYKETATDIIDASTVTLLTDSKDLNRGKAIFNLNCVACHIADGGGSIGPNLTDEYWILGGGIKNVFTTISNGGRDGKGMVAWSKILKPIDVAKVASYIISLQGTKPANPKKPEGEIWKE; via the coding sequence ATGAAAAAATATATTATAGCAATCGTATCTGTACTCTTCATTTTTGCAATGCCATTTCTTTTTACTGAAATAACTGCTAGTTATGAAAACCCTTACAAATTTATAGATAACCCTTTGCCATGGTTGGTTTTAGTAACTTTTATTGTGCTATTACTTATGTTGGTTTGGTTAATAACTTTAGCACTTAAAAAAGTTCAATTATTAGAAAATGAGAAAAATGGAGTAGTACCAGAAACATCAACATTTAATTTGAATGTTTGGGTAAAAAAATTTCTTCAAAAATGGACAAATGCAAAAAGAATTGATCAAGAAGAAGAAATTATTTTAGATCATAATTATGATGGAATTAAAGAATTAGACAATTCTTTACCACCATGGTGGGTGTACATGTTTTATGCCTCCATTATTTTTGCGGTTGTGTATTTAGTTCGTTTTGAGGTTTTCGATGGAGATAACCAAATAACTGAATATAATAACGCAGTTGCAGAAGCCAAAGCATCATTAGAGACATACAAAGAAACCGCAACAGATATAATAGATGCTTCTACAGTTACATTATTAACTGACTCAAAAGATTTAAATAGAGGGAAAGCTATTTTTAATTTAAACTGTGTTGCTTGTCACATAGCCGATGGAGGAGGTTCTATTGGTCCAAACTTAACGGATGAGTATTGGATTTTAGGCGGTGGAATCAAAAATGTTTTTACAACAATTTCTAATGGAGGTAGAGACGGAAAAGGAATGGTTGCATGGAGTAAAATTCTAAAGCCAATTGATGTTGCAAAAGTTGCCAGTTACATCATTTCTTTACAAGGAACAAAACCAGCAAACCCAAAGAAACCAGAAGGAGAAATCTGGAAAGAATAA
- the hemN gene encoding oxygen-independent coproporphyrinogen III oxidase, whose protein sequence is MSSLIQKYNIPGPRYTSYPTVPYWDKKGISKENWIASFQKSFTESNQSEGISIYIHLPFCESLCTFCACHKHITKRHEVEEDYIDTVLKEWELYVNLVDEKPLIKEIHLGGGTPTFFSSFQLKKLIDGLFVYADRHADYEFSLEGHPNNTTKEQLQTLYDLGFTRISFGVQDYDPIVQKAIHRIQPFENVENATRWSREIGFTSVSHDLIFGLPFQTKENIIETIEKTKLLQPDRISFYSYAHVPWVKGVGQRGFNEKDLPKDDEKRELYEVGKELFAELGYVEIGMDHFALKTDSLYKATQEKTLHRNFMGYTANKTLLMVGLGMSAISDSWYAFAQNVKTVKEYQKLVNEGEIPIFKGHFLSEEDLIIRKHILNMMCHFNSTWDKNDLEIIELEKHFSFLKEMVADGLVILDKNSLTIPEKARPYVRNICMAFDVRLQKSKPETQLFSMTI, encoded by the coding sequence ATGAGTTCATTAATACAAAAATACAACATCCCAGGACCAAGATACACCAGTTATCCAACGGTTCCATATTGGGATAAAAAAGGAATTTCTAAAGAAAATTGGATTGCAAGTTTTCAAAAATCTTTTACAGAAAGCAATCAATCAGAAGGAATTAGCATCTACATCCATTTACCATTTTGTGAAAGTTTATGTACATTTTGTGCATGTCATAAACACATTACAAAACGTCACGAAGTAGAAGAAGATTATATAGATACCGTTTTAAAGGAGTGGGAATTGTATGTTAATTTGGTGGATGAAAAACCACTCATAAAAGAGATTCATTTAGGTGGCGGAACTCCAACATTTTTTTCGAGTTTTCAACTTAAAAAATTAATTGACGGATTGTTTGTGTATGCTGATAGACATGCTGATTACGAATTTAGTTTAGAAGGACATCCAAACAATACCACCAAAGAGCAATTACAAACTTTATATGATTTAGGTTTTACTAGAATTAGTTTTGGTGTACAAGATTACGATCCAATTGTGCAAAAAGCAATTCATAGAATTCAGCCTTTCGAAAATGTAGAAAATGCAACAAGATGGTCTCGAGAAATTGGTTTTACATCTGTAAGTCACGATTTAATTTTTGGCTTGCCTTTTCAAACCAAAGAAAATATTATAGAAACCATAGAAAAAACAAAACTATTGCAGCCAGATAGAATTTCGTTTTATAGTTATGCACACGTTCCCTGGGTAAAAGGAGTTGGTCAACGCGGATTTAACGAGAAAGATTTGCCAAAAGATGATGAAAAGAGAGAGTTGTATGAAGTAGGAAAAGAACTCTTTGCAGAATTGGGTTATGTAGAAATTGGAATGGATCACTTTGCTTTAAAAACAGACTCGCTTTATAAAGCAACCCAAGAAAAAACCTTACACAGAAATTTTATGGGATATACAGCCAATAAAACATTATTAATGGTTGGGTTGGGAATGTCTGCAATTTCAGACTCTTGGTATGCCTTTGCACAAAATGTAAAAACAGTAAAAGAGTATCAAAAATTGGTAAATGAAGGTGAAATCCCAATTTTTAAAGGGCATTTCTTATCCGAAGAAGATTTAATTATTAGAAAACATATTTTAAATATGATGTGTCATTTTAACTCTACTTGGGATAAAAACGATTTAGAAATAATAGAATTGGAAAAACATTTTTCATTTTTAAAAGAAATGGTCGCAGATGGCTTGGTTATTTTAGATAAAAATTCTTTGACAATTCCAGAAAAAGCCAGACCATATGTTAGAAATATCTGTATGGCATTTGATGTGCGCTTACAAAAAAGCAAGCCAGAAACTCAATTGTTTTCTATGACCATTTAA
- the ccoS gene encoding cbb3-type cytochrome oxidase assembly protein CcoS — MSVIYLLLTLSILVAIIFFIAFIYSVKRGQYDDSYTPSVRMLFDDELVKTPSKESKETN, encoded by the coding sequence ATGAGCGTTATATATTTATTACTTACACTAAGTATTTTAGTGGCAATCATTTTTTTTATAGCATTTATTTATTCCGTAAAAAGAGGACAATATGATGATTCATATACGCCATCCGTACGAATGCTTTTTGATGATGAATTAGTAAAAACACCAAGCAAAGAATCAAAAGAAACTAACTAG
- the ccoG gene encoding cytochrome c oxidase accessory protein CcoG translates to MEIPENEQFRDRIGTVNKEGKRSWIFPKKPSGRFYKYRTYVSYFLLAFFLSAPFIKINGNQFLLFNVFDRKFNVFGFPFWPQDFYLMVISMIIGVVFIILFTVVFGRIFCGWICPQTIFLEMVFRRIEYWIDGDRGKQIRLSKQPWNAEKIKKRALKWCLFFIISFLIANVFLAYLIGGDTVLEYITGSPFDNLNTLTSLLIFTGVFYFIFAWFREQVCIIACPYGRLQGVLLDNKTINVAYDFVRGEKTAGRAKFKKNEDRETSGKGDCIDCFQCVHVCPTGIDIRNGTQLECVNCTACIDECDDMMEAVGLPKGLIRYASEDNIEKKTPFKFTARIKGYSAVLFILVGLLVGMLFLRNDVEATVLRLPGQLYQHKEGNIISNVYTFKVINKTTKDINDVSFKLISQKGTIELVTHKDFVVPKQGLAQGTLFVEIHSSLMKKEKIELKIGVYSGDTLIETTKTNFLGPRSYR, encoded by the coding sequence ATGGAAATACCCGAAAACGAACAGTTTAGAGATCGTATTGGTACCGTCAATAAAGAAGGGAAACGTTCTTGGATTTTTCCAAAAAAACCTAGCGGAAGGTTTTATAAATATAGAACTTATGTAAGTTACTTTTTATTAGCTTTTTTCCTTTCAGCACCATTTATTAAAATCAACGGAAATCAGTTTTTATTGTTCAATGTTTTTGATCGTAAATTCAATGTTTTTGGATTTCCTTTTTGGCCACAAGATTTTTACCTGATGGTAATCTCTATGATTATTGGAGTTGTATTTATCATTTTATTTACCGTTGTTTTTGGTCGGATTTTCTGTGGATGGATTTGCCCGCAAACTATTTTTTTAGAAATGGTTTTTAGAAGAATTGAATATTGGATTGATGGTGATAGAGGAAAACAAATAAGACTGAGTAAACAACCATGGAATGCAGAAAAAATTAAAAAAAGAGCTTTAAAATGGTGCCTCTTTTTTATCATCTCTTTTTTAATTGCCAATGTGTTTCTAGCGTATTTAATTGGTGGAGATACTGTTTTAGAATATATAACAGGTTCTCCGTTTGATAATTTAAACACGCTAACTTCCTTATTAATTTTTACGGGAGTTTTCTATTTTATATTCGCTTGGTTTAGAGAGCAAGTGTGTATTATCGCTTGTCCGTACGGAAGATTACAAGGTGTTTTATTAGACAATAAAACCATTAATGTTGCGTACGATTTTGTAAGAGGAGAAAAAACAGCAGGAAGAGCTAAGTTTAAGAAAAACGAAGACAGAGAAACTTCTGGAAAAGGAGATTGTATCGATTGTTTTCAATGCGTTCATGTGTGTCCAACAGGAATTGATATTAGAAATGGTACACAATTAGAATGTGTTAATTGCACCGCTTGTATCGACGAATGTGATGACATGATGGAAGCAGTTGGACTTCCAAAAGGGTTAATTCGTTACGCAAGTGAAGACAATATTGAGAAAAAAACGCCTTTTAAATTCACGGCAAGAATAAAAGGGTATTCTGCTGTATTATTTATTTTAGTTGGCTTGTTGGTTGGAATGTTATTTTTAAGAAATGATGTAGAAGCAACCGTGTTAAGATTACCGGGGCAATTATATCAACATAAAGAAGGAAATATCATTAGTAATGTATATACTTTTAAAGTAATCAACAAAACAACTAAAGATATTAATGATGTCAGTTTTAAATTGATATCACAAAAAGGAACAATAGAATTGGTTACGCACAAAGATTTTGTGGTGCCAAAACAAGGTTTAGCGCAAGGAACATTGTTTGTGGAAATTCATAGTTCCTTAATGAAAAAAGAGAAAATAGAACTTAAAATTGGAGTGTATAGCGGAGATACATTAATTGAAACTACTAAAACCAATTTCTTAGGACCAAGAAGTTATCGTTAA
- a CDS encoding CcoQ/FixQ family Cbb3-type cytochrome c oxidase assembly chaperone, which produces MLKFVKNHMESITGIEIYPMISLLVFFTFFVVLFWWVFTSKKEYINTVSQIPLDN; this is translated from the coding sequence ATGTTAAAATTTGTAAAAAATCATATGGAAAGTATTACCGGAATAGAAATTTATCCAATGATTTCTCTGTTAGTTTTTTTCACATTTTTTGTAGTACTTTTTTGGTGGGTATTTACTTCTAAAAAAGAATACATTAATACAGTAAGTCAAATTCCATTAGATAATTAA